The following coding sequences are from one Lolium rigidum isolate FL_2022 chromosome 6, APGP_CSIRO_Lrig_0.1, whole genome shotgun sequence window:
- the LOC124659442 gene encoding DNA excision repair protein CSB translates to MAMEEDDTDDQRLLHSLGVTSASIDDIERKILSQAETDPKQRDAEPPTEDGDRESIVPTPQDDAQAKLHQRLRSVQLEIDAVASTIGGAKPAAAKKKKSDRSGSTQTEVEKGAEEEEEDNAGEDDAPRGGALQQALAAERLRSLKRAKVQIQREILQSEPGTSGLSSKKGKALAMLVEDEPRRKKSLKPPPGGPKKKKSPRRLKTVTYDDDNDFDAVLDGASAGFMETEREELIRKGLLTPFHKLKGFEKRVERPGPSHRQNGSAEQAEETVEASSIAKAAQAMQKIAQNRPTTKLLDAESLPRLDAPTAPFQRLGIPLKRPAPPGSDEQENKRRRRKTKRPLPGKRWMKANSRKESLLDDEDVGEAAASASVSENEDEVIEGSDGLPPVILEGGLRIPGSVYGQLFDYQKVGVQWLWELHCQRAGGIIGDEMGLGKTVQVLSFLGALHDSGMYKPSIVICPVTLLQQWKREASKWYPKFKVEILHDSANSSSKKGKRYSDSESEASWDSDQEEVTHAKPAKKWDDLISRVVNSGSGLLLTTYEQLRIVREKLLDIEWGYAVLDEGHRIRNPNAEVTLVCKQLQTVHRIIMTGAPIQNKLSELWSLFDFVFPGKLGVLPVFETEFSVPITVGGYANATPLQVSTAYRCAVVLRDLIMPYLLRRMKADVNAQLPKKTEHVLFCSLTPEQRNTYRAFLASSEVEQIFDGNRNSLYGIDVLRKICNHPDLLEREHAAQNPDYGNPERSGKMKVVEQVLKVWKDQGHRVLLFAQTQQMLDILENFLTLREYEYRRMDGLTPPKQRMALIDEFNNTDEIFIFILTTKVGGLGTNLVGANRVIIFDPDWNPSTDMQARERAWRIGQKRDVTVYRLITRGTIEEKVYHRQIYKHFLTNKVLKNPQQKRFFKARDMKDLFTLQDEDRHGATETSSIFGQLSDDVNIGVPNEEQRGDQSSSLPTSTEAEPCSSAGGEGKAELNSDQADEESNILKSLFDAQGIHSAVNHDAIMSANDDQKLRLEAEASQVAQRAAEALRQSRMLRSRDSIAVPTWTGRSGAAGAPSSVRRKFGSTLNTQLVSSSQPSSEGSNSSRVQQTLQVGALHGKALSSAELLAKIRGTREGAASDALEHQLSLGPGSSQRPGSSENGRASSSSTSRSMIVQPEVLIRQLCTFIQQNGGSASSTSLTEHFKNRIQPKDMLVFKNLLKEIATLQRGAGGATWVLKPDYE, encoded by the exons ATGGCcatggaggaggacgacaccgacGACCAGCGCCTGCTGCACAGCCTCGGCGTCACCTCCGCCAGCATCGACGACATCGAGAGGAAGATCCTGTCACAG GCGGAAACTGATCCGAAGCAGCGTGACGCCGAGCCGCCAACGGAGGACGGTGACCGGGAGAGCATCGTACCGACGCCTCAAGACGATGCGCAGGCCAAGCTGCACCAGAGGCTGCGCTCCGTGCAGCTGGAGATCGACGCCGTGGCTTCCACCATTGGAGGGGCCAAACCCGCtgctgcaaagaagaagaagagcgacCGCTCCGGCAGCACCCAGACGGAGGTCGAGaagggggcggaggaggaggaggaggacaatgCCGGTGAAGACGACGCCCCTCGCGGAggagcgctccagcaggcgctggCCGCGGAGCGTCTCAGGAGCCTCAAGAGGGCCAAGGTGCAGATTCAGAGGGAGATATTGCAGTCGGAGCCTGGCACGTCTGGGTTGAGCAGTAAGAAAGGTAAGGCGCTGGCCATGCTGGTTGAGGATGAACCGAGGCGGAAGAAGTCGCTCAAGCCGCCGCCTGGAGGGCCTAAGAAGAAGAAGTCGCCGCGCCGGCTGAAAACTGTCAcctatgatgatgataatgacttTGATGCGGTGCTCGACGGAGCTTCTGCAGGGTTCATGGAAACT GAAAGGGAAGAGCTGATCAGGAAGGGATTGCTGACACCGTTCCACAAGTTAAAGGGCTTTGAGAAGCGCGTCGAACGACCCGGACCTTCTCACAGGCAAAATGGTTCTGCAGAGCAGGCTGAGGAAACCGTGGAAGCATCCAGCATCGCTAAAGCTGCTCAGGCGATGCAGAAGATAGCGCAAAATCGCCCGACTACCAAATTGCTTGACGCGGAGTCCTTGCCTAGGCTGGATGCGCCGACTGCGCCGTTTCAGAGGCTCGGGATACCTCTAAAGCGCCCTGCCCCTCCCGGTTCAGACGAGCAGGAAAATAAAAGACGAAGGAGAAAGACCAAGAGGCCATTGCCTGGCAAGAGATGGATGAAAGCTAACTCAAGGAAGGAGTCGTTACTGGATG ATGAGGATGTTGGAGAGGCAGCTGCATCAGCATCAGTTTCTGAGAATGAAGATGAAGTTATAGAAGGTTCTGATGGGTTGCCCCCGGTCATCCTTGAAGGTGGTTTGAGAATTCCTGGCTCAGTTTACGGACAACTGTTTGACTACCAAAAAGTAGGAGTACAGTGGTTATGGGAGTTACATTGTCAAAGGGCCGGTGGAATAATTGGTGATGAAATGGGCCTAGGGAAGACCGTCCAGGTCTTGTCATTTCTTGGTGCTTTGCATGACAGTGGTATGTACAAGCCTAGTATTGTTATCTGTCCTGTGACCCTTTTGCAACAGTGGAAAAGGGAGGCCAGTAAGTGGTATCCAAAGTTCAAAGTTGAGATCTTACATGATTCTGCAAACAGTTCAAGTAAAAAGGGCAAGAGATACAGTGATTCTGAGAGCGAAGCTTCTTGGGATAGTGATCAGGAAGAGGTTAcgcatgcaaagcctgcaaaaaagTGGGATGATTTGATTTCACGTGTTGTGAATTCAGGGTCAGGTTTGCTTCTGACTACATATGAGCAACTAAGAATCGTACGGGAGAAGTTGCTTGATATAGAATGGGGATATGCTGTATTGGACGAGGGCCACCGCATAAGGAATCCCAATGCTGAAGTAACTCTGGTGTGCAAGCAATTGCAGACTGTGCACAGGATAATCATGACAGGGGCGCCTATTCAGAATAAACTCTCGGAACTTTGGTCTCTTTTTGATTTTGTGTTCCCTGGAAAACTTGGTGTCCTGCCTGTGTTTGAGACCGAGTTCTCCGTCCCAATTACTGTTGGCGGGTATGCTAATGCAACACCATTGCAAGTGTCCACGGCGTATAGATGTGCTGTTGTCCTGCGCGACTTGATCATGCCGTATCTTCTTAGGAGAATGAAAGCTGATGTCAATGCGCAGCTTCCCAAAAAGACAGAGCATGTTCTTTTCTGTAGTTTAACTCCAGAGCAACGGAATACTTACCGTGCATTTCTTGCTAGTTCAGAGGTGGAGCAAATATTTGATGGAAACAGAAACTCCCTTTATGGGATCGATGTCCTAAGGAAGATATGCAATCATCCTGATCTTCTTGAGAGGGAACATGCTGCTCAGAATCCTGACTATGGGAATCCTGAAAGAAGTGGAAAGATGAAAGTGGTTGAGCAGGTCCTTAAAGTCTGGAAAGACCAAGGCCATCGCGTTCTTCTTTTTGCTCAGACTCAACAGATGCTTGACATTTTGGAGAACTTCTTGACTCTCCGTGAGTATGAGTATCGGAGAATGGATGGACTTACACCTCCAAAGCAAAGAATGGCACTCATCGATGAGTTTAACAACACAGATGAAATCTTCATTTTTATTCTGACCACAAAAGTTGGTGGGTTGGGTACGAATTTGGTCGGTGCAAACAGGGTCATTATATTTGACCCGGACTGGAACCCTTCAACGGACATGCAG GCTAGAGAACGAGCATGGCGAATTGGGCAGAAAAGAGATGTGACGGTCTACCGATTGATCACCCGTGGGACAATAGAAGAGAAAGTCTACCATCGACAGATATACAAGCATTTCCTAACAAACAAAGTACTGAAAAACCCTCAGCAAAAGAGATTCTTCAAAGCCAGAGACATGAAGGATTTGTTCACATTGCAAGATGAGGACAGGCATGGCGCAACAGAAACATCAAGCATTTTTGGCCAATTGTCTGATGATGTGAATATTGGGGTTCCAAATGAGGAGCAGCGAGGCGATCAATCTTCATCTTTACCAACCAGCACAGAAGCTGAACCGTGTTCATCTGCTGGAGGAGAAGGGAAAGCAGAACTTAACTCTGACCAGGCAGACGAAGAATCCAACATCCTCAAGAGTCTTTTTGATGCCCAGGGCATTCAT AGTGCGGTAAATCATGATGCCATAATGAGCGCCAACGACGACCAGAAGTTGCGCCTAGAAGCAGAGGCTTCGCAGGTGGCACAGAGGGCAGCCGAAGCATTACGCCAGTCACGGATGCTTAGAAGCCGTGACAGTATCGCTGTCCCCACATGGACCGGAAGATCTGGTGCTGCTGGGGCGCCATCCTCCGTCCGCAGGAAATTCGGGTCAACACTCAACACCCAGCTGGTCAGTTCTTCGCAACCATCATCAGAAGGTTCGAACAGCAGCAGGGTTCAACAAACTCTCCAGGTGGGCGCTCTACACGGCAAAGCGCTGTCCTCTGCCGAACTTCTGGCCAAGATCCGTGGGACACGAGAGGGAGCAGCTTCAGATGCGCTGGAACATCAGCTCAGCCTGGGTCCTGGCTCCAGTCAGAGACCAGGCTCATCAGAGAATGGCCGCGCGTCAAGCTCTTCTACTAGCAGGAGCATGATCGTGCAGCCTGAGGTCCTGATCCGCCAGCTCTGCACCTTCATACAGCAGAACGGTGGCTCGGCCAGCTCGACAAGCCTGACGGAGCATTTCAAGAACCGGATACAGCCTAAGGATATGCTGGTGTTCAAGAACCTGCTGAAGGAAATCGCGACCTTGCAGAGGGGCGCAGGTGGCGCGACCTGGGTGCTGAAACCCGATTATGAGTAA